In Luteibaculum oceani, one DNA window encodes the following:
- a CDS encoding CPBP family intramembrane glutamic endopeptidase → MVTFFIRSLSPLQRIFFLIGIAFLVGGVTSILGVNLLKVLYGLSLPQDYEMLKDYDKPWIVGANKFLLFTQHLGFMVLPGFILVYLSGTKNLILSSPKRNLLIAAVALGLVLYPAVTFLSYINQQIPLSESLLEMEKSAGLFTMAIVRAPDLATLCVNLFLVALVPAVGEELVFRGILQREIHLFTKNGWTAVVLSAFIFSALHMQFGGFIPRFVLGLVLGWIFLRTGNLVLSMAMHFANNALALFLVHWLQPSTADVNEFDIPDYDLGSIVLTVGSFALGGLIIYWLNKKSARAMEPIIVEVPVTADEEEKED, encoded by the coding sequence ATGGTCACATTCTTTATTCGAAGCCTAAGCCCCTTACAACGGATTTTCTTTTTAATTGGCATTGCCTTCCTTGTGGGAGGGGTCACTTCAATATTGGGGGTAAACCTGTTAAAAGTTCTTTATGGGCTTAGTCTACCGCAGGATTATGAAATGCTAAAAGATTACGATAAGCCCTGGATTGTAGGAGCAAATAAGTTCTTATTATTTACTCAACATTTGGGTTTTATGGTCTTACCCGGTTTTATCCTGGTGTACTTATCAGGTACCAAAAACTTGATTTTAAGCTCACCAAAACGCAATCTTTTAATTGCGGCTGTAGCCCTTGGTTTGGTTTTATATCCTGCTGTTACTTTCTTATCCTATATAAATCAACAAATACCACTCTCGGAGTCATTGTTAGAAATGGAGAAGAGTGCGGGGCTTTTCACAATGGCGATCGTTCGTGCCCCGGATTTGGCAACCCTTTGTGTTAATTTATTCCTGGTAGCCCTAGTTCCTGCGGTGGGTGAAGAATTGGTTTTCCGAGGGATCCTTCAGCGCGAAATACACTTATTTACCAAAAATGGCTGGACTGCTGTTGTATTAAGCGCGTTTATTTTTTCAGCGCTACATATGCAATTTGGTGGGTTCATTCCTCGCTTTGTTTTGGGCCTGGTTTTGGGATGGATTTTCCTTAGAACTGGTAATTTGGTTCTGTCTATGGCTATGCACTTTGCCAACAATGCCTTAGCCTTATTTTTAGTGCATTGGCTGCAGCCCAGCACAGCTGATGTAAACGAGTTTGACATACCCGACTACGATCTTGGAAGTATTGTGCTAACAGTGGGATCCTTTGCGCTTGGTGGCTTAATAATTTATTGGTTGAATAAAAAGAGCGCGCGCGCGATGGAACCCATTATAGTTGAGGTACCAGTTACTGCGGATGAGGAGGAAAAGGAAGATTAA
- the dusB gene encoding tRNA dihydrouridine synthase DusB — MVKIGNINLGEFPLLLAPMEDVSDPPFRALCKKHGADLMYTEFISSEGLIRDAAKSVQKLDIYEYERPIGIQIFGSEIDSMIKAAEITEASNPDIIDINYGCPVKKVACKGAGAGILKDIPKMVSMTAEIVKRCKLPVTVKTRLGWDENSKHIVEVAERLQDVGIQAISIHGRTRAQMYKGEADWSLIREVKENPRMNIPVFGNGDIDTPEKALEYKNKFGVDGIMIGRASIGNPWIFNQIKEYIFNGKVIPEPQLAEKVEAVRYHLQRSLDWKGDTLGVVEMRRHYANYFKGIQNFKPYRQVLVTEDNPEVLFQTLDEIADTFAFATTD, encoded by the coding sequence GTGGTAAAGATCGGAAATATAAACTTGGGAGAGTTTCCCCTGCTACTGGCTCCCATGGAAGACGTTAGCGACCCTCCATTTAGAGCCTTGTGCAAGAAACACGGTGCAGACTTAATGTATACCGAGTTTATTTCATCGGAAGGATTGATTAGGGACGCCGCTAAAAGCGTTCAGAAACTAGATATATATGAATACGAAAGACCTATTGGTATTCAAATATTTGGATCTGAAATAGACTCCATGATCAAGGCAGCGGAAATTACCGAAGCAAGTAATCCCGACATAATAGATATTAACTACGGTTGCCCTGTTAAAAAAGTGGCTTGTAAAGGTGCCGGCGCGGGTATTCTTAAGGATATTCCAAAAATGGTTAGCATGACAGCGGAAATTGTAAAACGCTGTAAGCTTCCCGTTACGGTTAAAACCCGCTTAGGCTGGGATGAAAACTCTAAGCATATTGTAGAGGTTGCAGAACGATTGCAAGACGTGGGAATTCAGGCAATAAGCATACACGGAAGAACCCGTGCCCAGATGTATAAAGGCGAAGCCGATTGGTCGCTAATTCGCGAGGTTAAAGAAAATCCTCGAATGAATATTCCCGTTTTTGGAAATGGGGATATTGATACTCCTGAAAAAGCCCTAGAATACAAAAATAAATTTGGGGTGGATGGAATCATGATAGGGCGAGCTTCGATCGGAAATCCATGGATCTTTAATCAGATAAAGGAATACATTTTTAACGGAAAGGTTATTCCCGAACCTCAACTTGCGGAAAAAGTAGAGGCAGTACGGTACCATTTGCAACGCTCTTTAGACTGGAAAGGAGACACGCTTGGAGTGGTTGAAATGCGCAGGCATTACGCCAACTATTTTAAGGGGATACAAAACTTTAAGCCTTATCGTCAGGTCTTGGTTACCGAGGATAATCCAGAAGTACTATTCCAAACTTTGGATGAAATTGCTGATACGTTTGCATTCGCAACTACAGATTAA
- a CDS encoding ABC transporter permease, translating into MRVAFLIAWRYLFAKKSRNVINYISFISGTIIAFVSLAMVLVLSTFNGIDKLVKELYSSLDAPIEILPIEGSQLLLSDSLAGIITSNANVREISGVLKGQVVLQSGKNQLVAKLVGVDQQFVENTAFLNHINRGGINEFFNPSYRSLILGAGLHYHLKRGFTFPSIEPLVVMNIPKGAKLGANAFGALNKTAFTELGTFTVTADYDLNFAFTSKENYREIFRIHNSHLYSSVYCYLNDNTDLQETKTDLKAALGSDFKIETRAEKNAVLFKTSQSEKWISFSIMFFILVVAAFNIVASLCILVLEKKTDLFVLKVIGMSEQRVSLVFFFQSLLINALGLTIGLFLGVIIVLAQQHIGLLRLEGSVVEFYPVAMQWTDLLLIIGTILAIAVVTFWPVNRLVKRLL; encoded by the coding sequence ATGAGAGTTGCATTTCTAATAGCATGGCGATATTTATTCGCCAAAAAATCTAGAAATGTAATTAACTACATCTCCTTCATTTCAGGAACCATTATCGCCTTTGTAAGCCTTGCGATGGTTCTGGTACTTTCAACTTTTAACGGTATAGATAAACTTGTAAAGGAATTATACAGCAGTTTAGATGCACCCATAGAAATTTTACCCATCGAGGGGAGCCAACTGCTTCTTTCCGATAGTCTGGCGGGTATAATTACCTCTAATGCTAATGTAAGGGAGATTAGTGGAGTTCTTAAGGGACAAGTTGTATTGCAGTCGGGTAAAAACCAATTGGTGGCGAAACTGGTTGGGGTTGATCAACAATTTGTAGAAAATACCGCATTTCTAAATCATATTAACCGAGGTGGAATAAACGAGTTTTTTAATCCTAGTTATAGGTCTTTAATTCTTGGTGCCGGATTACACTATCATTTAAAAAGAGGTTTTACATTTCCTTCTATTGAGCCTTTGGTTGTTATGAATATACCCAAGGGTGCAAAATTGGGGGCAAATGCTTTTGGGGCCTTAAACAAAACAGCTTTTACCGAACTAGGCACCTTTACCGTAACAGCAGATTACGATCTCAACTTCGCGTTTACTAGCAAAGAGAATTACCGAGAAATATTTAGAATACACAATAGCCATTTGTATTCTAGTGTCTACTGCTATCTAAATGATAATACTGATCTTCAAGAGACTAAAACTGACTTAAAAGCTGCATTAGGATCGGATTTTAAAATAGAAACTCGAGCTGAAAAGAATGCGGTTTTATTTAAAACCAGTCAGAGCGAAAAGTGGATATCCTTCAGCATTATGTTTTTTATCCTCGTAGTAGCTGCCTTTAACATAGTTGCAAGCCTATGCATATTGGTATTGGAGAAAAAAACGGATTTGTTCGTATTAAAGGTTATTGGAATGTCGGAGCAGCGTGTTTCCTTAGTTTTCTTTTTCCAATCCTTGCTCATTAACGCGTTAGGTTTAACAATAGGGCTATTCTTGGGCGTAATCATTGTATTAGCCCAACAGCATATCGGGCTACTAAGATTAGAGGGATCGGTAGTTGAATTTTATCCTGTAGCAATGCAATGGACCGATTTGCTCCTAATTATAGGTACTATATTGGCCATAGCGGTAGTTACCTTCTGGCCCGTAAATAGGTTAGTTAAAAGATTGCTTTAA
- the rbfA gene encoding 30S ribosome-binding factor RbfA, whose product MDSVRQQKVSALIKRELATIFLDVAKSKLGGAFITVTQVRVTSDMSLARVYLSLFVKGEKEELLNQVKEIKGYIRGVLGKRLAKDLRKIPDLQFYIDDSLDYAAEIDRLLK is encoded by the coding sequence ATGGATAGCGTAAGACAGCAAAAAGTATCGGCCCTTATTAAGAGAGAATTAGCTACAATCTTCTTAGATGTTGCTAAGTCTAAATTAGGGGGTGCCTTTATAACCGTAACGCAAGTAAGGGTAACATCAGACATGTCTTTGGCACGTGTTTACCTTAGTTTATTTGTCAAGGGCGAAAAGGAAGAACTGTTAAACCAGGTGAAAGAAATTAAAGGTTATATCCGGGGTGTTCTTGGGAAAAGGCTGGCAAAAGACCTTAGAAAAATTCCAGATCTTCAATTTTATATCGACGATTCGTTAGACTACGCTGCTGAAATAGATCGCCTTTTAAAGTAA
- the hflX gene encoding GTPase HflX has product MGNQFKHFSTAKQRDKAVLVGVQWQGQTDAQLKEYLDELEFLADTAGVDVVKKFSQKLEKPHNKTFVGTGRLQEIVDFVKDNELELIIFDDELTPSQLRNLERELKIRVLDRTNLILDIFAQRASTSYARTQVELAQYEYLLPRLTRMWTHLERQKGGIGLRGPGETQIETDRRIMRDKISSLKKKLEKIDKQMEVQRSNRGAMVRVALVGYTNVGKSTIMNLLSKSEVFAENKLFATLDTTVRKIVIDNLPFLLSDTVGFIRKLPTQLVESFKSTLDEVREADVLVHVLDISHENFEEQFDVVNQTLADIKAADKPTLVVFNKIDQYKFTPAEEVEFVEDEETNSQSLAEFKNSWMAKLSPDKVIFISAINKTHIDELRDTLYDMVREIHVKRFPYNNFLY; this is encoded by the coding sequence TTGGGAAATCAATTCAAGCATTTTTCTACAGCTAAACAGCGAGATAAGGCAGTTCTAGTAGGTGTTCAATGGCAAGGGCAAACAGATGCCCAGCTTAAGGAATATCTAGATGAATTAGAGTTTTTAGCCGATACGGCCGGGGTGGATGTGGTTAAAAAATTTAGCCAAAAGTTAGAGAAACCTCATAACAAAACCTTTGTTGGTACAGGAAGGCTTCAAGAGATTGTAGACTTTGTAAAGGACAATGAGTTAGAGCTCATCATTTTCGATGATGAATTAACCCCTTCTCAATTGCGAAACCTGGAGCGAGAACTTAAAATTCGAGTACTCGATAGAACCAATCTTATCCTAGATATTTTCGCTCAACGCGCTTCTACAAGTTATGCACGTACTCAAGTAGAACTGGCTCAGTATGAATATTTGCTGCCTCGGTTAACCCGAATGTGGACACACCTCGAGCGTCAAAAAGGGGGTATAGGTCTTAGGGGGCCCGGAGAAACGCAGATTGAAACCGATAGGCGGATCATGCGCGATAAGATTTCTTCCCTAAAGAAAAAGTTAGAGAAGATAGATAAGCAAATGGAAGTTCAGCGATCTAACCGTGGCGCTATGGTTAGGGTTGCTTTAGTGGGATATACCAATGTTGGAAAATCCACTATTATGAACTTATTGAGTAAATCTGAGGTGTTCGCAGAAAATAAACTCTTTGCAACCCTTGATACCACCGTAAGGAAAATAGTCATTGATAATTTGCCTTTCCTTCTTTCTGATACGGTTGGATTTATTAGGAAGCTACCAACGCAATTGGTAGAATCTTTTAAAAGTACACTGGACGAGGTTCGAGAAGCTGATGTGCTGGTGCATGTATTGGATATTTCTCACGAGAATTTCGAGGAGCAATTCGATGTGGTCAATCAAACTTTAGCAGATATAAAGGCTGCGGATAAACCCACCTTGGTGGTGTTTAATAAAATTGACCAGTATAAATTTACACCAGCAGAGGAGGTAGAATTTGTTGAGGACGAGGAAACGAATTCTCAAAGCCTTGCCGAGTTCAAAAATTCATGGATGGCGAAGCTGTCACCAGATAAGGTTATTTTTATCTCAGCAATTAATAAAACCCATATCGATGAGTTAAGAGATACCTTGTACGATATGGTTAGGGAAATTCACGTGAAGAGGTTTCCGTACAACAACTTTTTATACTAG
- a CDS encoding cytochrome B produces MTGLVHAHSGLRYLILAGFLWVIFNFIGKRNEAFDGGIKKAFLITMIFLHVQLIIGLVLYFKSAKSAMIFEDFGMAMGNSLTRFYGMEHMVGMLIGIALATVGYSKAKRMSDGVLAHAKAFKLYAIAFVIIFVSIPWPFLREFGTWF; encoded by the coding sequence ATGACTGGATTAGTGCACGCCCACAGTGGTTTACGATATTTAATTTTAGCCGGATTTTTATGGGTGATTTTCAATTTTATTGGAAAGCGAAATGAAGCCTTTGATGGTGGGATTAAAAAAGCCTTTTTAATCACCATGATCTTTCTGCATGTCCAGTTAATAATAGGTCTGGTTTTGTATTTTAAAAGTGCTAAAAGCGCTATGATTTTCGAAGATTTTGGGATGGCTATGGGGAATAGTTTAACCAGATTTTACGGAATGGAACACATGGTAGGAATGCTGATAGGTATAGCATTGGCTACTGTTGGTTATAGCAAAGCAAAAAGAATGAGCGATGGGGTTCTGGCCCACGCTAAAGCATTTAAGCTATATGCTATTGCATTCGTAATCATTTTTGTAAGCATTCCTTGGCCTTTCTTAAGAGAGTTTGGAACCTGGTTCTAA
- a CDS encoding amidohydrolase family protein, which translates to MKKILSFLGLGLSLFYSGFSQVAPVRGIADKDVEIKAYTNATVHVDANTTFKNATIVVKNGKIDAIGTQVAVPVNAVSVDLQGKHVYPSFVELYSAYGISEAPNKKGEYPVYESTNPGAYYWNDAIRPQMDAAGMFSPDQKSAEKWRKAGFGVSLSHHQDGIARGKGLAVTLGDGNTEENIIDLKNHAFFSFDKGSSSMSYPSSLMGSIALLRQAFYDAKWYSDAKPEKKNISLEHLSRQLNAPGFFKVSDKLDLLRAEKIAQEFGLSWIYVGGNDYYQNPDLFRNKNIKLVVPINHPKAYDVSNPLATSMLAMEDLKEYDWAPMNLYTLSKNGVRYALSASALEKPEEIFKEIRIALDAGANEKDILAALTTIPAQFAGIDKQVGSLERGKLANFLITNKPIFEKGSKIITNVVRGNGFEINPEPIADFAGKYLVQLGEKDFELSISEDKDSYKASLMSLLSDSTKHKVNVSTQGFGINLSFKLSDEEGYYRIQGRKSENGLKGRGSDPKGVPFNFSATSEEMEENENKNSEENENFPVSSFSYPMKAFGYPALPEKQSILIKNVTVWTNEKDGVLENTDVLISNGVIAQIGKNLPKANWTVIDGTGMHLTPGIVDEHSHIAISKGVNEGGQAVSAEVSIEHVVNPEDINIYRQLAGGVTAAQLLHGSANPIGGRSAVVKLKYGESPDEMLINNADGFIKFALGENVKQSNWGERFNSRYPQTRMGVEQMYYDAFHRALEYRKAKESARTAKDKPPYNIEYEVLLEILDRKRFVSCHSYIQSEINMLMHVADSLGFNINTFTHILEGYKVADKMKAHGVSGSTFSDWWAYKFEVKDAIPYNAAIMHEQGVNVGINSDDAEMGRRLNQEASKIVKYGGVSQVEAVKMVTLNPAKMLHIDNRVGSIRVGKDADVVLWSDVPLTQKAKVKYTLIEGKIYYSEDQEKAALERDQKQRVAIINKMMADKYGDKRKPTAAKREKMYHCESFNESSESHHD; encoded by the coding sequence ATGAAGAAAATTCTTTCCTTTTTGGGATTAGGCTTATCCCTTTTCTATAGCGGATTTTCTCAAGTTGCTCCCGTTAGGGGCATTGCAGATAAAGACGTAGAGATAAAAGCCTATACCAATGCCACCGTCCATGTAGATGCCAACACTACATTTAAAAACGCGACGATAGTCGTTAAAAACGGAAAAATTGATGCTATTGGAACCCAAGTTGCCGTTCCAGTTAATGCCGTTAGCGTCGATTTACAAGGAAAACATGTTTACCCCTCATTTGTAGAGCTTTATAGTGCTTACGGAATTTCTGAAGCGCCCAACAAAAAAGGCGAGTATCCCGTATACGAATCTACCAACCCAGGCGCCTATTATTGGAACGATGCCATTCGCCCTCAAATGGATGCCGCTGGTATGTTCTCACCCGACCAAAAATCCGCTGAAAAATGGAGAAAAGCTGGTTTCGGGGTTTCGCTAAGTCATCACCAAGATGGTATTGCTCGCGGAAAAGGACTTGCCGTTACTCTTGGGGATGGAAATACTGAAGAAAATATCATCGATTTAAAAAATCATGCCTTTTTCTCTTTTGATAAAGGGTCCTCTTCTATGAGTTACCCCTCGTCTCTTATGGGTAGTATAGCCTTGCTTCGCCAGGCATTTTACGATGCTAAATGGTACAGCGATGCCAAACCAGAGAAAAAGAACATAAGTTTAGAACACTTGTCCCGTCAACTTAATGCTCCTGGTTTTTTTAAGGTTAGCGACAAGTTAGATCTTTTGAGAGCCGAAAAAATAGCGCAAGAATTCGGGCTTTCTTGGATTTATGTAGGCGGAAACGACTACTACCAAAACCCAGATTTATTTAGAAATAAGAATATAAAATTGGTTGTTCCAATTAATCATCCAAAGGCCTACGATGTAAGCAACCCACTTGCTACTTCTATGCTGGCTATGGAAGATTTAAAGGAATACGACTGGGCTCCAATGAACCTATATACCCTCAGTAAAAACGGGGTTCGCTACGCCCTTAGCGCAAGCGCTCTGGAAAAACCTGAGGAAATTTTTAAGGAAATAAGAATTGCTTTAGACGCTGGAGCAAATGAAAAAGACATCCTGGCTGCCCTAACCACTATTCCTGCACAATTTGCTGGGATAGATAAGCAAGTGGGTAGCCTTGAACGTGGAAAATTGGCCAACTTCTTAATTACCAATAAGCCAATTTTCGAAAAAGGAAGCAAAATTATTACCAATGTAGTACGCGGAAACGGATTTGAAATAAACCCGGAACCCATTGCCGACTTTGCTGGAAAATACCTGGTACAACTTGGAGAAAAGGATTTCGAATTAAGCATTTCCGAGGATAAAGATTCTTATAAAGCAAGTTTGATGTCGCTTTTATCCGATAGTACCAAACACAAGGTAAATGTTAGTACACAAGGCTTTGGAATCAACCTATCTTTTAAATTGAGTGATGAAGAAGGTTACTATAGAATTCAGGGAAGAAAAAGTGAAAACGGACTAAAAGGAAGAGGAAGCGACCCAAAGGGTGTTCCTTTCAATTTCTCCGCCACATCCGAGGAAATGGAGGAAAATGAAAACAAAAATTCTGAGGAAAATGAAAACTTCCCAGTTTCGAGTTTCTCTTATCCTATGAAGGCATTTGGATATCCTGCATTACCAGAGAAACAATCCATCTTAATTAAAAATGTAACGGTTTGGACCAACGAAAAAGATGGGGTTTTAGAAAATACGGATGTACTGATTAGCAATGGTGTAATTGCCCAAATTGGAAAGAACCTTCCCAAGGCAAACTGGACCGTAATTGATGGAACCGGCATGCATTTAACACCTGGAATTGTAGATGAACATTCTCACATTGCAATTTCCAAGGGAGTAAACGAAGGTGGGCAAGCTGTAAGTGCCGAAGTAAGTATAGAGCACGTTGTAAACCCAGAAGACATCAACATTTATCGCCAATTAGCAGGTGGAGTTACCGCTGCCCAATTGCTGCATGGTTCTGCCAACCCTATAGGTGGTAGATCGGCCGTTGTAAAACTGAAATATGGAGAAAGCCCGGATGAAATGCTAATTAATAATGCGGATGGCTTTATAAAATTCGCATTGGGTGAAAACGTAAAACAATCGAATTGGGGTGAGCGCTTTAATAGCCGTTACCCACAAACGAGAATGGGTGTTGAACAAATGTATTACGATGCATTTCATCGTGCATTGGAATACAGAAAAGCAAAAGAAAGCGCACGTACTGCAAAAGACAAACCCCCATACAACATAGAATACGAAGTATTACTGGAGATTTTGGATCGCAAACGCTTCGTAAGCTGTCACTCCTATATCCAATCTGAAATAAATATGCTGATGCATGTGGCAGATAGCCTTGGCTTTAACATCAACACTTTCACCCACATTCTAGAGGGGTACAAGGTGGCCGATAAAATGAAGGCACACGGAGTTTCTGGATCTACCTTCTCTGATTGGTGGGCATACAAATTCGAGGTAAAGGATGCCATTCCGTACAACGCTGCAATTATGCATGAGCAAGGAGTAAATGTTGGTATTAACTCCGACGATGCCGAAATGGGTAGAAGATTAAATCAAGAGGCATCTAAAATTGTTAAATATGGTGGCGTATCGCAGGTGGAGGCCGTAAAAATGGTTACCCTAAACCCTGCAAAAATGCTACACATTGATAACAGAGTGGGAAGCATTCGAGTTGGAAAAGACGCAGATGTAGTCCTTTGGTCAGATGTACCCCTTACCCAAAAAGCAAAGGTTAAATACACTTTAATTGAAGGTAAAATTTACTACAGCGAAGACCAGGAAAAAGCTGCTTTAGAGCGCGACCAAAAACAAAGAGTTGCCATTATCAATAAAATGATGGCCGACAAATATGGTGACAAGCGAAAGCCAACCGCCGCTAAGCGCGAAAAAATGTACCACTGCGAATCATTTAACGAATCAAGCGAATCACACCATGATTAA
- a CDS encoding amidohydrolase family protein, protein MIKKLLSLSILLGASISLLAQQTLISNATLHLGNGEIIENGFIGLGSNGEIDYLGVSAPLNAYKEEIDATGKHVYPGFIVPNTTLGLVEISAVRASRDHAETGSFNPNVRSLIAFNCESDIIPTAMDNGVLIGQITPRSGRISGSSSVVNLDCWNWEDAALKTDDGIHVNWPAPSYRTGWWAEPGGIKLNEKYDEQVIELSDYLKNAKAYNASTSNLKDLRYVALGGLFKGSKTLYIHTNSAHAMLDALELKKQLGIEKLVFVGGYESHLILDELKTAQTPIILRRLHELPMHPDDPLHLPYQLPAILNRAGITVALDVAGDMEQIQVRNLPFLAGTAAAYGVSTEDAVKMITLNTAIALGIDDKVGTLQKGKHATLFVSEGNALEPMTNNVIMAFVKGKPVDLNDNKQKQLYKKYQGKYNQ, encoded by the coding sequence ATGATTAAGAAATTATTATCACTAAGCATATTGTTGGGTGCATCTATATCCCTTTTGGCTCAACAAACTTTAATTTCCAATGCCACTTTGCATTTAGGAAACGGAGAGATTATTGAAAACGGATTTATTGGCTTGGGAAGCAATGGCGAAATCGATTACCTCGGAGTATCGGCTCCCCTTAATGCCTACAAAGAAGAAATAGACGCTACTGGGAAACATGTTTACCCAGGCTTTATCGTTCCCAATACTACTTTGGGTCTGGTTGAGATATCTGCCGTTAGGGCCTCTAGAGACCATGCAGAGACAGGATCATTTAACCCCAATGTTAGATCGCTAATCGCATTTAATTGTGAGTCGGATATCATCCCAACCGCAATGGATAACGGGGTTTTAATTGGACAAATCACTCCAAGAAGCGGAAGAATTTCTGGAAGCTCTTCTGTTGTAAATCTCGACTGTTGGAACTGGGAGGATGCTGCCCTTAAAACCGATGATGGGATTCACGTTAACTGGCCAGCGCCTTCTTACCGAACCGGATGGTGGGCCGAACCAGGCGGAATAAAGCTTAATGAGAAATACGACGAACAGGTTATAGAGCTTTCAGACTACCTCAAGAATGCGAAAGCTTATAATGCGAGTACATCCAACCTGAAGGACCTAAGATATGTGGCCCTTGGGGGACTTTTCAAAGGGTCGAAAACCCTATACATCCACACCAATTCTGCACATGCAATGCTTGACGCCCTTGAGTTAAAAAAGCAATTGGGTATAGAAAAGTTGGTGTTTGTAGGGGGGTATGAAAGTCATCTTATTCTCGATGAACTGAAAACTGCACAAACTCCAATAATCTTAAGAAGATTGCATGAACTGCCCATGCATCCAGACGATCCATTACACCTCCCCTACCAGCTTCCAGCCATTTTAAATAGAGCAGGAATAACTGTAGCCTTAGACGTTGCTGGAGATATGGAACAAATTCAGGTGCGTAATCTTCCCTTTTTAGCTGGAACGGCTGCCGCCTATGGGGTGAGCACAGAAGATGCGGTGAAAATGATTACACTAAATACCGCTATAGCTCTTGGAATTGATGACAAAGTTGGCACCCTACAAAAAGGAAAACACGCCACACTTTTTGTCTCCGAAGGAAATGCCCTGGAACCCATGACGAACAATGTAATTATGGCTTTTGTAAAGGGTAAACCTGTTGATTTAAACGACAACAAGCAAAAACAGCTCTACAAAAAGTATCAGGGCAAGTACAATCAATAA